The following are encoded together in the Magnetospirillum gryphiswaldense MSR-1 v2 genome:
- a CDS encoding DUF6624 domain-containing protein, translating to MRDHLLHMAEADRRLRQQLALSGELFAGYHPDMRTLHEANARELELAVDDEGWPNIHETGEDGVEAAFLIALHAISRPAFQRRCLTLMKSAANRGDIPARHPAMLEDRIRAFEGRPQLYGTQLDWDDDGHLMPLPIENEGDVDSRRAKVGLPPLSQTVAESEAQARQQGQHPPAEWLHRQHAMAAFAHEVGWR from the coding sequence TTGCGCGATCATTTGCTGCATATGGCCGAGGCGGACCGCCGGCTGCGCCAGCAACTGGCTCTGTCGGGGGAATTGTTTGCCGGCTATCACCCGGACATGCGCACCTTGCACGAAGCCAACGCGCGTGAGCTGGAACTGGCCGTCGATGACGAGGGCTGGCCCAATATCCACGAGACCGGCGAAGATGGTGTCGAGGCGGCTTTCCTGATCGCACTCCACGCCATCTCGCGCCCGGCCTTTCAGCGCCGCTGCCTGACCTTGATGAAATCGGCGGCCAATCGCGGCGATATTCCCGCCCGTCACCCGGCCATGTTGGAAGACCGCATCCGCGCTTTCGAGGGTCGTCCCCAGCTTTACGGCACCCAACTGGACTGGGATGATGACGGCCATCTGATGCCGCTGCCCATCGAAAACGAAGGCGACGTCGATAGCCGCCGGGCCAAGGTCGGCCTGCCGCCCTTGTCGCAGACGGTGGCGGAAAGTGAAGCTCAGGCTCGCCAACAGGGCCAACACCCACCGGCGGAATGGCTGCACCGTCAGCACGCCATGGCGGCTTTCGCGCACGAGGTCGGCTGGAGGTAG
- the lipB gene encoding lipoyl(octanoyl) transferase LipB: MEWRISEQLVPYPEALAFMEERVAAIRAGTAPECVWLLEHPPLYTAGTSADPKDLLAPDRFPVYQTGRGGQYTYHGPGQRVAYVMLDLKARGGDVRGYVHDLEEWVIRALDRFLVKGERRDGRVGIWVNRGMGREDKVAAIGVRVRHWVTFHGIAINVEPDLSHFSGIVPCGISQYGVTSLWDLGLTPTLEDVDSALIGAWDEVFVRPETP; encoded by the coding sequence ATGGAATGGCGGATCAGCGAGCAATTGGTGCCCTACCCGGAAGCCCTGGCCTTCATGGAGGAGCGGGTGGCCGCCATCCGGGCCGGCACCGCGCCCGAATGCGTGTGGCTGCTGGAACATCCGCCGCTTTATACCGCCGGCACCAGCGCCGATCCCAAGGACTTGCTGGCGCCCGACCGTTTCCCCGTCTACCAGACCGGGCGCGGCGGCCAATACACCTATCACGGCCCCGGCCAGCGGGTGGCTTATGTCATGCTGGACCTGAAGGCCCGGGGTGGCGACGTGCGCGGCTATGTGCACGATCTGGAGGAATGGGTGATCCGGGCGCTGGATCGTTTTCTGGTCAAGGGCGAGCGCCGCGATGGCCGCGTCGGCATCTGGGTCAATCGCGGCATGGGGCGCGAAGACAAGGTCGCCGCCATCGGCGTACGGGTCCGCCACTGGGTGACTTTTCACGGCATCGCCATCAACGTCGAGCCCGACCTGTCGCACTTTTCCGGCATCGTGCCCTGCGGCATCAGTCAGTACGGCGTCACCTCGCTGTGGGATCTGGGCCTGACACCGACCCTGGAGGACGTGGATTCCGCCCTGATCGGCGCCTGGGACGAAGTATTCGTCAGGCCTGAAACGCCTTGA
- the pgi gene encoding glucose-6-phosphate isomerase has product MAHPIDLPAWRDLSVHAGEMAASHMRTLFADDPGRFDRFSLRLGDVLLDYSKNRITGHTMDLLIRLAEQAGLETARDAMFSGAKINTTEGRAVLHTALRGGGRPEVAAVLDKMGHFAQAVRNGDWRGATGKVITDVVNIGIGGSDLGPVMVSEALRPYHKDGLRVRFVSNVDGTHMAETLKLCDPESTLFIVASKTFTTQETMANAHTAKGWLVDRLGPGAVASHFVALSTNAPAVAAFGIDTDHMFEFWDWVGGRYSLWSAIGLSIAVAIGFNDFRRLLDGAAAMDEHFRSAPLAANMPVVMGLLGVWYNNFMDAHAHAVLPYDQYLHRLPAYLQQLDMESNGKSVARDGSTVSWQTGTIIFGEPGTNGQHAFYQLIHQGTKLIPCDFLAAANTHNPVGEHHTLLLSNFLAQPEALMRGKTLDEVKAENPDLADAQAAHRVFAGNHPTNTLLYKLLDPYTLGMLIALYEHKVFVQGILWDINSFDQWGVELGKQLAKKILPQLTGADQPGAHDCSTAGLINAVKAFQA; this is encoded by the coding sequence ATGGCGCATCCGATCGACCTGCCGGCATGGCGGGACTTGAGCGTGCATGCCGGAGAGATGGCGGCAAGCCACATGCGGACATTGTTCGCTGACGATCCTGGCCGTTTCGACCGCTTTTCCCTTCGCCTGGGCGACGTGCTCTTGGATTATTCCAAGAACCGCATCACGGGCCACACCATGGACTTGCTGATCCGCCTGGCCGAGCAGGCTGGGTTGGAAACCGCCCGCGATGCCATGTTCAGCGGCGCCAAGATCAACACCACCGAGGGTCGCGCTGTCCTGCACACCGCCTTGCGTGGCGGTGGTCGCCCGGAGGTGGCCGCCGTCTTGGACAAGATGGGCCATTTCGCCCAGGCGGTGCGCAACGGCGACTGGCGCGGCGCCACCGGTAAGGTCATCACCGACGTGGTCAATATCGGCATCGGCGGCTCCGATTTGGGGCCGGTGATGGTGTCGGAAGCGTTGCGGCCCTATCACAAGGACGGATTGCGGGTGCGCTTCGTCTCCAACGTCGACGGTACCCACATGGCCGAGACGCTGAAGCTGTGCGACCCGGAAAGCACCTTGTTCATCGTCGCCTCCAAGACCTTCACCACCCAGGAAACCATGGCCAACGCCCATACCGCCAAGGGCTGGTTGGTGGACAGATTGGGGCCGGGCGCGGTGGCCAGCCATTTCGTCGCCCTGTCCACCAATGCCCCGGCGGTGGCCGCGTTCGGCATCGATACCGATCATATGTTCGAGTTCTGGGATTGGGTGGGCGGACGCTATTCGCTGTGGTCGGCCATCGGCCTGTCCATCGCGGTCGCCATCGGTTTTAACGATTTCCGCCGCCTGCTCGACGGCGCCGCCGCCATGGACGAGCATTTCCGCAGCGCACCGCTTGCCGCCAACATGCCGGTGGTCATGGGGCTTTTGGGGGTTTGGTACAACAATTTCATGGACGCCCACGCTCATGCGGTGCTGCCCTATGACCAGTACCTGCACCGGCTGCCCGCCTATTTGCAGCAATTGGACATGGAATCAAACGGCAAAAGCGTGGCCCGCGACGGCAGCACGGTCAGCTGGCAAACCGGCACGATCATCTTCGGCGAACCGGGCACCAACGGCCAACACGCCTTCTACCAGCTGATCCACCAGGGCACCAAGCTGATCCCCTGCGACTTCCTGGCCGCCGCCAACACCCACAATCCGGTGGGTGAGCATCACACCTTGCTGCTGTCCAACTTCCTGGCCCAGCCCGAGGCGCTGATGCGCGGCAAGACCCTGGACGAGGTCAAGGCGGAAAACCCCGATCTCGCCGACGCTCAGGCGGCGCACCGGGTGTTTGCCGGCAACCACCCGACCAACACCCTGCTCTACAAGCTGTTGGACCCCTATACCCTGGGCATGCTGATCGCTCTTTATGAACACAAGGTGTTCGTCCAGGGCATTCTCTGGGACATCAATTCCTTCGACCAATGGGGGGTTGAACTGGGCAAGCAATTGGCCAAGAAAATCCTGCCGCAACTGACCGGTGCCGATCAGCCGGGGGCCCATGATTGTTCCACCGCGGGCCTGATCAACGCCGTCAAGGCGTTTCAGGCCTGA
- a CDS encoding DUF4198 domain-containing protein, which translates to MLRLHAALAVFCLLPYSAQAHFQELIPNADIVAESGDRSVSLDITFTHPMEGGPVMEMGAPVRMGVVSPAGKEDLKKALVPVTKGAGKTAYTLSHKLKAPGDYVYFIEPAPYWEPAEGKQIIHYTKVVVDLGSGEGWDSLVGLPVEIEPLVRPYGLWTGNLFRGIVRHNGKPVPFAEIEVEWKNDGSVKAPSDPFITQVIKADSQGAFAYAVPRAGWWGFAALIDGKPMKGPDGKSAPTELGGLMWVKAVDMK; encoded by the coding sequence ATGCTTCGCTTACACGCCGCCTTGGCCGTTTTCTGTCTGCTGCCGTATTCGGCCCAGGCGCATTTTCAGGAGTTGATCCCCAACGCCGACATCGTCGCCGAGAGTGGTGATCGCAGCGTCAGCCTGGACATCACCTTCACCCACCCCATGGAAGGCGGCCCGGTGATGGAGATGGGGGCGCCGGTGCGCATGGGCGTGGTATCGCCCGCCGGCAAGGAGGATCTGAAAAAGGCCCTGGTGCCGGTGACGAAGGGGGCGGGCAAGACCGCCTATACCCTGTCGCATAAGCTGAAGGCGCCGGGCGATTACGTCTATTTCATCGAACCCGCCCCCTATTGGGAACCGGCGGAAGGCAAGCAGATCATCCACTACACCAAAGTGGTCGTCGATCTCGGCTCGGGCGAGGGCTGGGATAGTCTGGTCGGCCTGCCGGTGGAGATCGAGCCCCTGGTCCGCCCCTATGGCCTGTGGACCGGCAATCTGTTCCGCGGCATCGTCCGTCACAACGGCAAACCGGTGCCCTTCGCCGAGATCGAGGTGGAATGGAAGAATGACGGCAGCGTCAAGGCGCCGTCCGACCCCTTCATCACCCAGGTGATCAAGGCTGACAGCCAAGGCGCCTTCGCCTATGCCGTGCCGCGCGCCGGCTGGTGGGGCTTCGCCGCCCTGATCGACGGCAAGCCGATGAAGGGCCCCGACGGCAAGTCGGCTCCCACCGAATTGGGTGGGCTGATGTGGGTCAAAGCGGTGGACATGAAGTAA
- the cbiM gene encoding cobalt transporter CbiM → MAHIPDGIVSTPVLLAGAVIAAAGIGLGLRRLTPERLPKVAVLSALFFVASLVHFPVGLTSVHLMLGGLAGVLLGLAAFPAIAVGLILQAVLFGFGGLLVLGVNIANIALPAVVLGLAGRTMLARPALAGLVAGGGAVAGTALMVALSLAMSGREFQVGAQALAVTYVPLLAVEAVFTAALLGLLVKVKPEALR, encoded by the coding sequence ATGGCTCATATCCCCGATGGCATCGTTTCCACCCCTGTGTTGCTGGCAGGCGCCGTCATCGCCGCCGCCGGCATCGGACTGGGCCTGCGCCGGCTGACCCCGGAGCGGCTGCCCAAGGTGGCGGTACTGTCGGCCTTATTCTTCGTCGCCTCACTGGTGCATTTCCCCGTCGGCCTGACCAGCGTGCATCTGATGCTGGGCGGACTGGCCGGAGTGCTGTTGGGCCTCGCCGCCTTTCCCGCCATCGCCGTCGGCCTGATTTTGCAAGCCGTGCTGTTCGGTTTCGGCGGCTTGCTGGTGCTCGGGGTCAATATCGCCAATATCGCCCTGCCCGCCGTGGTGCTGGGCCTAGCCGGACGCACCATGCTGGCGCGCCCGGCTTTGGCCGGTCTGGTGGCCGGCGGTGGCGCGGTGGCCGGCACCGCCCTGATGGTGGCCCTGTCCCTGGCCATGTCGGGACGCGAATTCCAGGTCGGTGCTCAGGCGCTGGCCGTCACCTATGTGCCGCTGCTGGCGGTCGAGGCGGTGTTCACCGCCGCTCTTTTGGGTTTGTTGGTCAAGGTCAAGCCCGAGGCATTGCGATGA
- the cbiQ gene encoding cobalt ECF transporter T component CbiQ, whose product MSSIALTAAGSPLDPPAQARPLLARLDPRSRVLAALAFAVGVVCCQSVPALLFAGALAVGLAILARLAPATTLRRVLAVEGFMLLTLASLPFTMGGEPALTLLGFTAGWDGFHRAGIIMLKSSAVLLATLALLGTLDMPALGHALARLGLPLRFVALFLFTVRYIDVLYREYARLRLAMRARGFRPHASLHCWRSLGHLFGMLLVGSLERSERIHAAMRCRGFDGRFHLLDEHRPGRLDWGFGAVQTASLLLLAVLDVW is encoded by the coding sequence ATGAGCAGCATCGCCCTGACCGCTGCCGGCTCGCCCCTGGACCCGCCGGCCCAGGCCCGCCCGCTGCTGGCCCGGCTTGATCCGCGCAGCCGGGTGCTGGCGGCCCTGGCCTTCGCCGTCGGCGTGGTGTGCTGCCAGTCGGTCCCCGCCTTGCTGTTCGCCGGCGCCCTGGCGGTGGGATTGGCCATCCTCGCCCGACTGGCGCCCGCCACCACCCTGCGCCGGGTGCTGGCGGTGGAAGGCTTCATGCTGCTGACCCTGGCCAGTTTGCCTTTCACCATGGGCGGCGAGCCGGCCTTGACCCTGTTGGGCTTCACCGCCGGTTGGGACGGCTTCCACCGCGCCGGCATCATCATGCTGAAATCCAGCGCCGTGTTGTTGGCCACCCTGGCCCTGCTTGGCACCTTGGACATGCCGGCCCTGGGCCATGCCCTGGCCCGGCTGGGGCTGCCGCTGCGCTTCGTCGCCCTGTTTTTGTTCACCGTGCGCTATATCGACGTGCTGTACCGCGAATATGCCCGCCTGCGTCTGGCCATGCGGGCGCGCGGCTTCCGCCCACACGCGTCGCTGCATTGCTGGCGCTCGCTCGGCCATCTGTTCGGCATGCTGCTGGTGGGCAGCCTGGAACGGTCGGAACGCATTCATGCCGCCATGCGCTGCCGTGGTTTCGACGGGCGCTTTCATTTGCTTGACGAACATCGTCCGGGCAGGCTGGATTGGGGCTTCGGCGCGGTGCAGACCGCGTCCTTGCTGCTTCTGGCCGTATTGGATGTCTGGTGA
- a CDS encoding energy-coupling factor ABC transporter ATP-binding protein encodes MTPPLFQLQDIRFGYDPDHPVLAGVDFTLAAAERVALCGANGSGKTTLLHVMVGLLTPSSGSVTAFGRERRRESDFHEVRAQAGLLFQDSDDQLFCPTVAEDVAFGPLNLGQSRAEARQAAEDALAQVGLDGFGHRVTHKLSGGQKRLVALASVLAMRPQVLLLDEPTNGLDRDSRARLLAVLAGLPQAMVIIAHDDDALAVLTRRRVVLEAGRLLG; translated from the coding sequence GTGACCCCACCCTTGTTTCAGCTTCAGGATATTCGCTTCGGCTATGACCCGGATCATCCGGTGCTGGCTGGGGTCGATTTCACCCTGGCGGCGGCGGAGCGGGTGGCCCTGTGCGGCGCCAATGGTTCGGGCAAGACCACGCTGCTGCATGTCATGGTCGGCCTGCTGACCCCGTCATCGGGAAGCGTCACCGCCTTTGGCCGCGAGCGCCGCCGCGAAAGCGATTTCCACGAGGTCCGCGCCCAGGCCGGCTTGTTGTTCCAGGATTCCGACGACCAGCTTTTTTGTCCCACCGTGGCCGAGGATGTCGCCTTCGGCCCGCTGAACCTGGGCCAAAGCCGGGCCGAGGCGCGGCAAGCGGCGGAAGACGCCCTGGCCCAAGTGGGATTGGATGGGTTCGGCCATCGGGTCACCCACAAATTGTCGGGCGGACAGAAGCGGCTGGTGGCCTTGGCCTCGGTGCTGGCCATGCGACCACAGGTGCTGCTGCTGGACGAACCCACCAACGGTCTGGACCGCGATTCCCGCGCCCGTCTGCTCGCCGTGTTGGCCGGGCTACCGCAAGCCATGGTGATCATCGCTCATGACGACGATGCCCTGGCGGTACTGACCCGCCGCCGGGTGGTTCTGGAAGCCGGGCGCCTGTTGGGCTAA